A single window of Vibrio sp. HB236076 DNA harbors:
- a CDS encoding TetR/AcrR family transcriptional regulator — protein METITKRPRTRLSPLKRKQQLMEIALEVFARRGIGRGGHADIAEVAQVSVATVFNYFPTREDLVDEVLNHVVRQLSNFLTDHIDMEQPIQDNMTNIIENMVLNVEHDCYWMKVWFEWSASTREEVWPLFVSSNRTNQLLIQNMFSNAIEKGEIDNSFKPEHLSNLFLAMSYSIFVQANRSASSKEIKELLKSYFSMLRFI, from the coding sequence ATGGAAACGATAACAAAAAGACCTCGAACTCGGCTTTCCCCTCTCAAACGCAAACAACAATTAATGGAAATTGCTTTAGAAGTATTCGCTCGTCGTGGTATTGGTCGCGGAGGGCATGCAGACATTGCAGAAGTTGCTCAGGTTTCCGTTGCAACAGTCTTTAACTACTTCCCCACTCGTGAGGATTTGGTCGACGAAGTGCTTAATCATGTAGTTCGCCAACTGTCGAACTTTCTCACCGATCACATCGATATGGAGCAGCCTATCCAGGACAACATGACCAATATCATTGAAAATATGGTACTCAATGTTGAGCATGATTGTTATTGGATGAAAGTGTGGTTTGAATGGAGTGCGTCCACCCGTGAAGAGGTGTGGCCTTTGTTCGTTAGCAGTAATCGCACTAATCAGTTGCTGATCCAGAACATGTTCAGCAACGCGATTGAAAAAGGCGAAATCGACAATAGCTTTAAACCCGAGCACTTATCTAATCTCTTTCTCGCGATGTCCTACTCTATTTTTGTCCAAGCCAATCGCTCAGCCAGCAGTAAAGAGATTAAAGAATTATTGAAAAGCTATTTTTCAATGCTGCGGTTCATCTGA
- the lpdA gene encoding dihydrolipoyl dehydrogenase, whose translation MSKEIKAQVVVLGSGPAGYSAAFRCADLGLETVIVERYSTLGGVCLNVGCIPSKALLHVSKVIEESKAMAEHGVVFGEPQTDINKIRIWKEKVVGQLTGGLNGMAKMRKVNVVNGYGKFTGPNTIEVEGDEGKTVVNFDNAIVAAGSRPIKLPFIPHEDPRIWDSTDALELKEVPEKLLIMGGGIIGLEMGTVYHSLGSKVDVVEMFDQVIPAADKDIVKIFTKQIKDKFNLMLETKVTAVEAKEDGIYVSMEGKKAPAEAERYDAVLVAIGRTPNGKLLEAEKAGLEVDERGFINVDKQMRTNVPHIFAIGDIVGQPMLAHKGVHEGHVAAEVIAGKKHYFDPKVIPSIAYTEPEVAWVGKTEKEAKAEGINYEVATFPWAASGRAIASDCSEGMTKLIFDKDTHRVVGGAIVGTNGGELLGEIGLAIEMGCDAEDLALTIHAHPTLHESVGLAAEVFEGTITDLPNAKAKKKK comes from the coding sequence ATGAGCAAAGAAATTAAAGCCCAAGTCGTGGTACTTGGTTCTGGTCCCGCTGGTTACTCTGCCGCTTTCCGCTGTGCAGACTTAGGTCTTGAAACCGTCATCGTTGAACGTTACAGCACTCTAGGTGGTGTATGTCTAAACGTAGGTTGTATTCCTTCAAAAGCCCTACTTCACGTCTCTAAAGTGATTGAAGAATCTAAAGCGATGGCTGAGCATGGGGTTGTTTTCGGCGAACCTCAAACTGACATCAACAAGATCCGCATTTGGAAAGAAAAAGTGGTTGGCCAGCTAACGGGTGGTCTTAACGGCATGGCTAAAATGCGTAAAGTGAATGTCGTGAATGGTTACGGTAAATTTACCGGCCCTAACACCATCGAAGTCGAAGGCGATGAAGGCAAAACGGTGGTTAACTTTGACAACGCGATTGTTGCAGCGGGCTCTCGTCCAATCAAATTGCCATTTATCCCACATGAAGACCCTCGTATTTGGGATTCAACAGACGCACTTGAACTCAAAGAAGTGCCTGAAAAACTGCTTATCATGGGCGGTGGTATTATCGGTCTAGAAATGGGGACGGTTTACCACTCTCTTGGTTCTAAAGTGGACGTGGTTGAAATGTTTGACCAGGTGATTCCTGCGGCAGATAAAGACATCGTTAAGATCTTTACCAAGCAGATCAAAGACAAGTTCAATCTGATGCTTGAAACCAAAGTGACCGCGGTTGAAGCCAAAGAAGACGGTATTTACGTTTCAATGGAAGGCAAAAAAGCACCGGCAGAAGCTGAGCGTTACGATGCGGTTCTTGTTGCCATTGGTCGTACGCCAAACGGTAAATTGCTTGAAGCAGAAAAAGCCGGCCTTGAAGTGGATGAGCGTGGTTTCATCAACGTAGACAAGCAAATGCGTACCAACGTACCTCATATCTTTGCCATCGGCGATATCGTTGGTCAGCCAATGTTGGCCCACAAAGGTGTGCATGAAGGCCATGTAGCGGCTGAAGTTATTGCCGGTAAGAAGCACTACTTCGACCCTAAAGTGATTCCTTCAATTGCATACACTGAGCCAGAAGTCGCTTGGGTTGGTAAGACAGAGAAAGAAGCGAAAGCTGAAGGGATCAACTACGAAGTTGCTACCTTCCCATGGGCGGCATCGGGTCGTGCAATCGCCTCTGATTGCTCTGAAGGTATGACTAAGCTTATCTTTGATAAAGACACTCACCGTGTGGTTGGTGGTGCTATCGTCGGTACAAATGGCGGTGAGCTACTGGGTGAAATTGGCTTGGCGATTGAAATGGGCTGTGATGCTGAAGATTTGGCATTGACTATTCACGCGCACCCAACCTTGCACGAATCAGTAGGCCTAGCGGCTGAAGTATTTGAAGGTACGATCACCGATTTGCCTAATGCTAAAGCGAAGAAGAAGAAATAA
- the aceF gene encoding pyruvate dehydrogenase complex dihydrolipoyllysine-residue acetyltransferase has protein sequence MAIEINVPDIGADEVEVTEILVSVGDTVEEEQSLITVEGDKASMEVPASQGGVVKEIKISEGDKVSTGSLIMIFEAQGAAAEAAPAPAEAPAAPAPASSEAKEVHVPDIGGDEVEVTEIMVAVGDSVEEEQSLITVEGDKASMEVPAPFAGTVKEIKIVSGDKVSTGSLIMVFEVAGEAGAAPAPAAEAPAAAPAAPAGAKEVNVPDIGGDEVEVTEIMVAVGDSVEEEQSLITVEGDKASMEVPAPFAGTVKEIKIAEGDKVSTGSLIMVFEVAGAAPAAAPAASTPAPAAAPAAKAEAPKAAAPAAGDFQENNEYAHASPVVRRLAREFGVNLAKVKGTGRKNRIVKEDVQNYVKEALKRLESGAGAAASGKGDGAALGLLPWPKVDFSKFGETEVKPLSRIKKISGANLHRNWVMIPHVTQWDNADITELEAFRKEQNAIEAKKDSGMKITPLVFIMKAAAKALEAFPSFNASLSDDGESLILKKYVNIGIAVDTPNGLVVPVFKDVNNKGIYELSNELKAVSKKARDGKLTASDMQGGCFTISSLGGLGGTAFTPIVNAPEVAILGVSKSEMKPVWNGKDFTPRLQLPLSLSYDHRVIDGAEGARFITYLNGCLSDLRRLVL, from the coding sequence ATGGCAATCGAAATTAATGTACCAGATATCGGTGCGGATGAGGTTGAAGTTACTGAGATTCTGGTAAGCGTTGGTGACACAGTAGAAGAAGAACAGTCACTAATCACAGTTGAAGGTGATAAAGCGTCAATGGAAGTGCCCGCCTCTCAAGGTGGTGTCGTAAAAGAAATTAAAATTTCTGAAGGCGATAAAGTCTCTACAGGCTCACTTATCATGATCTTTGAAGCGCAAGGTGCAGCAGCAGAAGCTGCACCGGCTCCAGCCGAAGCACCTGCAGCACCGGCACCTGCGAGTTCTGAAGCTAAAGAAGTTCACGTACCTGATATCGGTGGTGATGAAGTTGAAGTCACTGAAATCATGGTCGCGGTTGGCGATAGCGTGGAAGAAGAGCAGTCTTTGATCACCGTTGAAGGCGACAAAGCGTCAATGGAAGTACCAGCACCGTTTGCCGGTACCGTCAAAGAAATCAAAATTGTGTCTGGTGACAAAGTGTCTACCGGTTCATTGATCATGGTCTTTGAAGTGGCGGGTGAAGCTGGCGCGGCACCGGCTCCTGCAGCCGAAGCCCCAGCGGCAGCTCCTGCCGCCCCAGCGGGCGCTAAAGAGGTTAACGTCCCTGATATCGGTGGTGATGAAGTTGAAGTCACTGAAATCATGGTCGCGGTTGGCGATAGCGTGGAAGAAGAGCAATCTTTGATCACGGTTGAAGGCGACAAAGCGTCAATGGAAGTACCAGCACCGTTTGCCGGTACCGTAAAAGAGATCAAAATCGCTGAAGGCGACAAAGTGTCTACAGGCTCTTTGATCATGGTCTTTGAAGTTGCCGGTGCAGCACCTGCAGCGGCACCAGCAGCTTCTACACCAGCACCAGCAGCAGCGCCAGCGGCGAAAGCGGAAGCACCAAAAGCAGCAGCGCCTGCAGCGGGTGATTTCCAAGAAAACAACGAGTACGCTCATGCCTCACCTGTTGTTCGTCGCCTTGCACGTGAATTCGGTGTCAACCTTGCTAAAGTGAAAGGGACAGGCCGTAAGAATCGCATCGTTAAAGAAGACGTTCAAAACTACGTGAAAGAGGCGTTAAAACGTCTTGAATCAGGTGCTGGCGCGGCTGCATCTGGTAAAGGTGACGGCGCTGCACTTGGTCTACTACCGTGGCCAAAAGTCGACTTTAGCAAGTTTGGTGAAACAGAAGTTAAACCACTTTCTCGCATTAAGAAGATCTCTGGCGCGAACTTGCATCGCAACTGGGTGATGATCCCACACGTGACCCAATGGGATAACGCAGACATCACTGAGTTAGAAGCGTTCCGCAAAGAGCAAAACGCAATCGAAGCGAAGAAAGACTCAGGTATGAAGATCACGCCACTTGTTTTCATCATGAAAGCAGCGGCGAAAGCTCTAGAAGCATTCCCTTCATTCAATGCGTCACTTTCTGATGATGGCGAAAGCTTGATCTTGAAGAAATACGTCAACATCGGTATTGCTGTTGATACGCCAAATGGTCTTGTTGTGCCTGTCTTCAAAGACGTGAACAACAAAGGCATCTACGAGCTATCAAATGAGCTTAAAGCGGTGTCTAAGAAAGCGCGTGACGGTAAGTTAACCGCTTCTGACATGCAAGGTGGTTGTTTCACTATTTCAAGCCTAGGTGGTTTGGGTGGTACGGCATTCACTCCAATCGTCAATGCACCTGAAGTGGCTATCTTAGGTGTATCTAAGTCTGAAATGAAACCGGTTTGGAATGGTAAAGATTTCACTCCGCGTCTACAGCTTCCTCTATCACTGTCTTACGATCACCGCGTGATCGACGGTGCAGAAGGCGCTCGTTTCATTACTTACTTGAACGGTTGTCTAAGCGACCTTCGTCGTTTGGTACTGTAA
- the aceE gene encoding pyruvate dehydrogenase (acetyl-transferring), homodimeric type, with protein MSDMKHDVDALETQEWLEALESVVREEGVERAQYILEEVLERARLDGVDMPTGITTNYINTIPADQEPAYPGDTTLERRIRSIIRWNAIMIVLRASKKDLELGGHMASYQSSAAFYETCFNHFFRAPNEKDGGDLVYYQGHISPGVYARAFIEGRLTEEQLDNFRQEVDGKGLPSYPHPKLLPEFWQFPTVSMGLGPIASIYQARFLKYLEGRGLKETNEQRVYAFLGDGEMDEPESRGAISFAAREKLDNLCFLINCNLQRLDGPVMGNGKIIQELEGLFKGAGWNVVKVIWGNNWDSLLAKDTTGKLLQLMNETIDGDYQTFKSKDGAYVREHFFGKYPETAALVADMTDDEIFALKRGGHESSKLYAAFKNAQDTKGRPTVILAKTVKGYGMGEAAEGKNIAHQVKKMDMTHVLHLRDRLGLQDLVSDDDINNLPYLKLEEGSKEYDYLHARRQALHGYTPQRQPNFSGEFQVPALEEFKPLLEEQKRDISSTMAYVRTLNILLKNKAIKDNIVPIIADEARTFGMEGLFRQIGIYNPHGQTYTPEDRGVVSYYKEDTSGQVLQEGINELGAMSSWVAAATSYSTNNLPMIPFYIYYSMFGFQRVGDMAWMAGDQQARGFLLGATAGRTTLNGEGLQHEDGHSHIQAGTIPNCISYDPTFAYEVAVIIQDGIRRMYGEQENIFYYLTLMNENYAMPAMPEGAEEGIRKGIYKLETHAGSKGKVQLMSSGTIMNEVRKAATILSEDYGVASDVYSVTSFNELTRDGQDVERFNMLHPEADAKVPYITQVMGNEPAIAATDYMKNYAEQVRAFVPAESYKVLGTDGFGRSDSRDNLRRHFEVNAGYVVVAALSELAKRGDVEKSVVVEAIKKFDIDADKTNPLYA; from the coding sequence ATGTCTGATATGAAGCATGACGTAGATGCACTGGAAACCCAAGAGTGGTTAGAAGCTCTGGAATCAGTCGTACGTGAAGAAGGTGTAGAACGCGCTCAATACATTCTTGAAGAAGTATTAGAAAGAGCTCGTCTTGATGGTGTCGATATGCCAACGGGTATCACCACTAACTACATCAACACTATTCCTGCTGATCAGGAGCCTGCTTACCCAGGTGATACCACACTTGAACGTCGTATTCGTTCTATCATCCGATGGAACGCGATCATGATCGTTTTACGTGCCTCGAAAAAAGACTTGGAACTCGGTGGTCACATGGCCTCTTACCAGTCTTCAGCTGCATTCTACGAGACCTGCTTCAACCACTTCTTCCGTGCGCCAAACGAGAAAGATGGTGGTGATTTGGTTTATTACCAAGGTCATATTTCTCCTGGCGTTTATGCCCGTGCCTTCATCGAAGGTCGTTTGACTGAAGAGCAGCTTGATAACTTCCGTCAAGAAGTGGATGGCAAAGGTCTTCCTTCATACCCACACCCTAAATTGCTACCTGAATTCTGGCAATTCCCAACGGTTTCTATGGGTTTAGGTCCAATCGCTTCTATTTACCAAGCGCGTTTCCTGAAATACCTTGAAGGTCGCGGCTTAAAAGAAACCAATGAGCAACGCGTTTACGCTTTCCTTGGCGATGGCGAGATGGATGAACCAGAATCACGTGGTGCAATTTCTTTCGCCGCTCGTGAGAAGCTCGACAACCTGTGCTTCCTAATCAACTGTAACTTGCAGCGTCTCGATGGCCCTGTAATGGGTAACGGTAAAATCATCCAAGAGCTCGAAGGCTTGTTCAAAGGCGCTGGCTGGAACGTGGTTAAAGTTATCTGGGGCAACAACTGGGATTCGCTATTGGCGAAAGACACCACAGGTAAATTGTTGCAATTGATGAACGAAACCATCGATGGCGACTACCAAACCTTTAAATCTAAAGACGGTGCTTACGTACGTGAACACTTCTTTGGTAAATACCCAGAAACTGCAGCACTCGTTGCTGACATGACTGACGATGAAATCTTCGCGCTTAAGCGCGGTGGTCACGAGTCATCTAAACTGTACGCTGCGTTTAAAAATGCGCAAGACACCAAAGGTCGTCCAACGGTTATCCTAGCGAAAACGGTTAAAGGTTACGGCATGGGTGAAGCGGCAGAAGGCAAAAACATCGCTCACCAAGTGAAGAAAATGGACATGACTCACGTTCTTCACCTTCGCGATCGTCTAGGCCTACAAGATCTTGTTTCTGATGATGACATCAATAATCTGCCATACTTGAAGCTAGAAGAAGGCTCAAAAGAGTACGATTACCTTCACGCTCGTCGTCAAGCGCTACACGGTTACACACCACAGCGTCAACCAAACTTCAGTGGTGAATTCCAAGTGCCTGCACTAGAAGAGTTCAAACCGCTATTAGAAGAGCAAAAACGCGACATTTCTTCAACGATGGCTTATGTTCGTACCCTGAACATCCTGTTGAAGAACAAAGCGATCAAAGACAACATCGTGCCAATTATTGCCGATGAAGCGCGTACCTTTGGTATGGAAGGTCTATTCCGTCAAATCGGTATTTACAACCCGCACGGTCAGACTTACACCCCTGAAGACCGCGGCGTCGTGTCTTACTACAAAGAAGACACGTCTGGTCAAGTGCTTCAAGAAGGTATCAACGAGCTAGGTGCAATGTCATCTTGGGTGGCGGCAGCAACGTCTTACAGCACCAACAACTTGCCAATGATCCCGTTCTACATTTACTACTCTATGTTTGGTTTCCAACGCGTTGGTGACATGGCATGGATGGCGGGTGACCAACAAGCTCGTGGTTTCCTTTTAGGTGCGACTGCCGGTCGTACAACACTAAATGGTGAAGGTCTACAGCACGAAGATGGTCACAGCCATATTCAAGCGGGTACCATTCCAAACTGTATTTCATACGACCCAACCTTCGCTTACGAAGTGGCAGTTATCATCCAAGACGGTATTCGTCGTATGTATGGTGAGCAAGAGAACATCTTCTACTACTTGACGCTAATGAACGAAAACTATGCAATGCCAGCAATGCCAGAAGGCGCTGAAGAAGGCATCCGCAAAGGTATCTACAAGTTAGAAACACACGCGGGCAGCAAAGGTAAAGTTCAGTTGATGAGTTCAGGTACTATCATGAACGAAGTTCGCAAAGCGGCGACCATCCTTAGCGAAGACTACGGTGTTGCTTCTGACGTTTACTCAGTGACTTCATTTAATGAATTGACCCGTGACGGTCAAGATGTTGAGCGTTTCAACATGCTACACCCAGAAGCGGATGCAAAAGTACCTTATATCACTCAAGTGATGGGCAACGAACCTGCAATTGCTGCAACCGACTACATGAAAAACTACGCAGAACAAGTTCGTGCATTTGTTCCTGCAGAGTCTTACAAAGTGTTGGGTACTGATGGCTTTGGCCGTTCAGACAGCCGTGATAACTTGCGTCGTCACTTCGAAGTGAATGCGGGTTATGTGGTTGTTGCCGCACTCAGTGAACTTGCAAAACGCGGTGATGTTGAAAAGTCTGTGGTAGTAGAAGCTATCAAGAAGTTCGACATTGATGCAGATAAAACAAACCCACTATACGCTTAA
- the pdhR gene encoding pyruvate dehydrogenase complex transcriptional repressor PdhR has product MAYQRIRQPKISDAIEQELERLIVEGTLGPGQRLPPERELAKQFDVSRPSIREAIQRLEVKRLLTRRQGGGTFVSEEVWTNFSDPLLNLLSTHSETQLDLLESRHAMEGISAYFAALRGTEEDFVRIQACLSRIKDAQDKKDIEEEASQVMSFLVALTEAAHNVVLLHIVRSLAPLLQQNVLENLKLLHRRQTVVEKVSKHRASIVEAIVSGQPEEAREMCHTHLAFIEETLLDLTREESRRERSLRRIQQGND; this is encoded by the coding sequence ATGGCTTACCAACGGATTCGTCAGCCGAAAATTTCTGATGCAATTGAACAAGAATTAGAACGGTTGATCGTTGAAGGGACATTAGGTCCAGGTCAGCGTTTACCACCGGAAAGGGAATTAGCAAAACAGTTTGATGTTTCTCGTCCTTCGATTCGCGAAGCAATTCAGCGCCTAGAAGTGAAACGTTTGCTGACTCGTCGACAAGGTGGTGGTACTTTTGTAAGTGAAGAAGTGTGGACGAATTTTTCTGACCCGCTTCTCAATTTGTTGTCGACCCACTCTGAAACACAATTAGACTTGCTGGAATCCCGCCATGCAATGGAAGGGATTTCGGCGTATTTTGCTGCGCTCAGGGGAACAGAAGAAGACTTCGTTCGCATTCAAGCTTGCCTGTCACGTATCAAAGATGCACAAGACAAAAAAGACATAGAAGAAGAAGCCTCACAGGTAATGAGCTTTTTGGTTGCTTTGACCGAAGCGGCACATAACGTTGTGTTGCTTCATATCGTCCGAAGCTTAGCGCCTTTGTTACAGCAAAATGTATTAGAGAACTTAAAACTTTTGCACCGCCGTCAAACTGTGGTGGAAAAGGTTAGTAAGCACCGAGCCAGTATTGTTGAGGCCATTGTCTCTGGCCAGCCTGAAGAGGCGAGAGAGATGTGTCACACCCATCTGGCTTTTATTGAAGAAACATTGTTGGATTTGACGCGAGAAGAATCTCGACGTGAGCGATCTTTGCGACGAATTCAGCAGGGCAATGATTGA
- the ampD gene encoding 1,6-anhydro-N-acetylmuramyl-L-alanine amidase AmpD — MPFSIQQGWLTPAHHRPSPFYNARPEGTEIDLLVIHNISLPPGQFGGPYIEHLFLGTLDPNAHPFFAAIAHLQVSAHLLIRRDGEVVQFVDFNQRAWHAGQSQFAGQSQCNDNAIGIELEGSDWVDYTEAQYRVLADVSHAILTEFQAITPERITGHQYIAPLRKTDPGLCFQWPRYRREVKLRQRDASRNK, encoded by the coding sequence ATGCCTTTTTCGATTCAACAAGGTTGGTTAACCCCAGCTCATCATCGTCCATCGCCTTTTTACAACGCACGTCCAGAGGGAACAGAGATTGACTTACTCGTGATCCACAACATCAGTTTGCCCCCTGGTCAGTTTGGTGGTCCTTATATCGAGCACTTATTTCTCGGCACGTTGGACCCCAACGCGCACCCATTTTTTGCCGCTATCGCACATTTACAAGTGTCTGCTCATCTCTTGATAAGACGCGATGGCGAAGTAGTGCAATTTGTTGATTTTAATCAACGAGCATGGCATGCGGGCCAATCACAGTTCGCGGGCCAATCTCAATGCAACGATAACGCCATCGGTATTGAACTCGAAGGCAGTGATTGGGTCGATTACACTGAGGCTCAGTACCGAGTGTTGGCCGATGTCAGTCATGCGATATTAACCGAATTTCAGGCGATCACTCCGGAGAGAATTACCGGACATCAATACATTGCCCCATTGAGAAAAACTGACCCTGGCCTTTGCTTTCAATGGCCTAGGTATCGGCGCGAGGTAAAACTTCGCCAGCGAGATGCGAGTCGCAACAAGTAA
- the nadC gene encoding carboxylating nicotinate-nucleotide diphosphorylase codes for MKNSHNNQERFRYLSQQLPFDIERTVRQALEEDLGGQVDADRDITAALIPADVKHVATIITREKGIFCGQAWADEVFKQLGQQIEIEWHVNDGDAVEENQTLCTLSGPARALLTGERTAMNFIQTLSGCATVTHEYSQLIAHTSCKLLDTRKTIPGLRNAQKYAVKCGGGVNHRIGVFDAFLIKENHIIACGGIRQAIETAKRNHANKYVEVETESLQELSEAIDAGADIIMLDNFTTEMMKEAVKINAGRAALENSGNITKATLVEYAETGVDYISVGALTKHLKAMDLSMRIQS; via the coding sequence ATGAAAAACTCACACAACAATCAAGAACGCTTTCGCTACCTCAGTCAACAACTGCCCTTCGACATTGAAAGAACGGTACGTCAAGCACTCGAAGAAGATTTAGGTGGTCAAGTCGATGCAGATCGCGATATCACCGCCGCGTTGATTCCTGCCGATGTGAAACATGTTGCCACGATTATCACCCGTGAGAAAGGTATCTTTTGTGGTCAAGCTTGGGCCGATGAGGTCTTTAAGCAGCTCGGTCAACAAATAGAGATTGAATGGCATGTCAACGACGGTGATGCTGTCGAAGAAAATCAAACGCTTTGCACTCTATCAGGCCCCGCCCGTGCTCTACTTACCGGAGAGCGCACGGCGATGAATTTCATTCAAACCCTTTCGGGCTGCGCAACGGTTACGCATGAATACAGCCAATTGATTGCCCACACATCATGTAAATTACTCGATACTCGCAAAACCATCCCGGGCTTGCGCAATGCCCAAAAGTACGCCGTAAAGTGTGGCGGCGGTGTCAACCATCGCATCGGTGTTTTTGATGCTTTCTTGATCAAGGAAAATCACATCATTGCTTGTGGCGGGATCCGACAAGCGATCGAGACAGCAAAACGCAACCACGCGAATAAATACGTCGAAGTCGAAACCGAATCTTTGCAAGAGCTCTCTGAAGCCATTGATGCAGGTGCTGATATCATTATGCTTGATAACTTCACCACCGAGATGATGAAAGAAGCTGTAAAGATAAACGCTGGCCGTGCTGCATTGGAAAACTCAGGTAACATCACCAAAGCAACGTTAGTCGAATACGCAGAAACTGGGGTTGACTACATTTCGGTTGGCGCTTTAACTAAGCATCTAAAAGCCATGGATTTATCGATGAGAATTCAGTCGTAA
- a CDS encoding pilin translates to MTVPNPSRPSALNKHSSHRLPTIVRFQSGFTLVELMIVVAIIGALASIALPSYQNYLKRSETAAVVATLRALTAPAEIYYQNSGALTTEKQNEVFAALGTQANRLSSGVLSISGDNQMTFTFGESGANTAGTTITMLRNDVGWQCLASDDDLATDACPVQSGGDD, encoded by the coding sequence ATGACAGTCCCTAACCCCTCTCGCCCATCGGCGCTTAACAAACACTCTTCCCACCGCCTGCCGACCATAGTTCGCTTCCAAAGTGGCTTTACCCTGGTTGAGCTTATGATCGTCGTCGCCATCATTGGCGCACTTGCTTCTATTGCTTTGCCCTCTTACCAAAACTACCTCAAGCGCAGCGAAACGGCTGCTGTCGTCGCAACACTTCGAGCGTTAACAGCCCCGGCAGAGATTTATTATCAAAACTCGGGAGCGCTTACCACTGAAAAACAAAACGAAGTGTTTGCTGCGCTGGGTACTCAAGCCAACCGTCTTAGCAGCGGTGTGCTGAGTATCAGCGGTGACAATCAAATGACTTTTACCTTTGGTGAGTCTGGCGCCAATACGGCAGGTACTACCATCACGATGCTGCGCAATGATGTTGGCTGGCAGTGTCTCGCCAGTGACGACGACCTAGCCACCGATGCATGCCCAGTTCAAAGCGGAGGGGATGACTGA
- a CDS encoding GspE/PulE family protein has protein sequence MPTHSYHDQDLPERTLSYWLKKLEHLAKPVIPIQQTPKALRLGGVFQATDSELKELAFICHQDIEWQTLTQYQYQDYRQALSHHDREINEPPQERHQALSNNLTAFERLLEQAITQQVSDIHIEILQEYGQIRWRQQGLLLTQQRVTREQHEQLCARLKVLAELDLAEKRRPQDGRLPYQPSRGENIDIRIATLPTLYGEKIVLRLINQNMLHWGLEQLNLPSLAFDLLKQALYQPQGLILITGPTGSGKTVTLYSALRELNHPQRNITTVEDPIEMAIPGINQVATQNAIGLDFARTLKAMLRQDPDVIMLGEIRDEETAKTAVRAAQTGHLVLSTLHTNGVLASRHRLIDMGIAKYLLDETLLVIVAQRLVRRLCPDCRIHSGSPPASGDGHFHRPGTYFQANPEGCANCQHGYHGRLALYEIIDQSALKACDRKTDIAAESWWTLQQSAQQALEQGLTSHAEVDRVLGLHHLAGREAS, from the coding sequence ATGCCGACTCACTCATATCACGACCAGGACTTACCCGAACGCACTTTGTCCTATTGGTTAAAAAAGCTCGAGCACTTAGCCAAACCTGTGATCCCCATTCAACAAACGCCCAAGGCTTTGCGCTTGGGCGGCGTTTTTCAAGCCACTGACAGTGAACTCAAAGAACTGGCGTTTATTTGTCATCAAGATATTGAATGGCAGACGCTAACCCAGTACCAATACCAAGACTATCGACAAGCCTTGTCCCATCACGACCGGGAAATTAACGAGCCGCCACAAGAGCGCCACCAAGCCTTGTCCAACAACCTCACCGCTTTTGAGCGGCTGCTCGAACAGGCCATTACTCAGCAAGTTTCTGATATCCATATCGAAATACTGCAAGAATACGGGCAAATTCGCTGGCGACAACAAGGATTATTGCTCACTCAGCAAAGAGTAACACGAGAACAACACGAGCAACTGTGCGCGCGATTAAAGGTACTTGCCGAATTGGATCTGGCAGAAAAACGACGCCCACAAGACGGCCGACTCCCTTATCAACCCTCTCGAGGTGAGAATATTGATATTCGCATTGCGACTCTACCCACCCTGTACGGTGAGAAAATTGTCTTGCGATTGATTAATCAAAACATGCTTCATTGGGGGTTAGAGCAGTTAAACCTACCCTCGCTGGCTTTTGATTTACTCAAGCAAGCCTTGTATCAACCTCAGGGATTGATCCTCATTACCGGCCCGACAGGCAGTGGCAAAACCGTCACCTTATATTCGGCTTTGCGTGAACTCAATCACCCACAACGCAATATCACCACAGTTGAAGATCCAATAGAAATGGCCATCCCTGGTATCAATCAAGTTGCCACACAAAACGCCATTGGGCTCGACTTTGCTCGCACGCTCAAAGCCATGCTAAGGCAAGATCCTGACGTGATAATGCTGGGTGAGATCCGCGACGAAGAAACGGCAAAGACCGCCGTTCGCGCGGCACAAACGGGTCATTTGGTCTTATCGACATTACATACCAATGGCGTACTCGCCAGTCGCCACCGCCTGATCGATATGGGCATAGCGAAATACCTCCTTGACGAAACACTGCTTGTGATTGTTGCGCAGCGCTTAGTCCGTCGCCTTTGTCCCGATTGTCGTATTCACAGTGGCTCGCCCCCCGCGTCTGGCGATGGGCATTTCCATCGCCCTGGCACCTATTTTCAGGCCAACCCTGAGGGGTGCGCCAATTGCCAGCATGGCTATCACGGTCGACTTGCTCTGTATGAAATCATTGACCAAAGTGCTTTAAAAGCATGTGACCGCAAGACAGATATCGCAGCAGAATCGTGGTGGACGTTACAACAAAGTGCCCAACAAGCATTAGAACAAGGCCTCACTTCACACGCCGAGGTCGATCGCGTTTTAGGTCTACATCACCTGGCAGGGAGAGAAGCATCATGA